The Macrobrachium rosenbergii isolate ZJJX-2024 chromosome 22, ASM4041242v1, whole genome shotgun sequence DNA segment ttttgttgtttgttgatatatttttgtgattgttgCTTGCATtatatgttgtttgttttatatatatacagatcccTCAATCACTTTAGTACTTTTGAAGAGGAAGCTGCTGGGTTAGGCACAGTCCAGGGAAGGACAGACTGTATATttggtttctctcttttttgagcTTGATCCTCATTTATTATCATATGTCACACTATGACATGAGTGTAATAAACAATCTAACCCAACATCTTTTTTCAGGTGTTGTGGAGGCTGAGGTCCTTAAAGGCTTATGAACCTCTCTAGACCTCTTGGGAAAGCTGAGTGTCTTTTGAACTGATCATTCTTAGGCTTGAGGGGCTTGCTGGTACAGTATATCCTTTGACCATGCCCAGGAGAACTTACCGGCCATGGTATATGCTAGCTACTCCTTTGATAACCCCTCATACAGTATTAGGTTTTGAGTTCCCTGGTACATCATCTCTGAGTGATGTTCTCTACATGCTGTTGCAGAAGGCACACTTAGTGAattcaagaagaggagaaggaagttgtCATTGTTGTCTTTGTTTTCATCTTCGTCATCAAGTGCTCtcacctcctcccccttcttcttccaaagctagcaagcagaggaagaggaaggttgcCCTATGCTCCCGTTGCCTTGCGCATGGGTGCAACTGATAACTGGGGTTTTCCAGAACCCTGGTGTACTGGCATCGACCCCAGTAGCCTGCCTACCCAGACCACTGGTACAGGCTCTACTAGCCCACCTACATAGTCTACCAGTACCAGGCCTGGTCTCTTGCTAGCGGTACTGTGGTACCTCTGCTCCCGTTGCTGAGCACACAGGTACAACTGCTACCCAGGGTTCTTCAGACTCCTGATGTACCTGTACTGACCCCAGTAGGCCTACCTGGGACTTCGGTAGCAGCCCTGGTCTCTCGCTGGCAGTACTGCTGCTCCTGTTGCTGAGCACATGGTGTAACCACTACCTGGGGTACCATCCTTGGTCTCTTGCTAGCTGTACCGTGGTACTGCTGCTCCCATTGCTTACTGCACGGGTGCAACAGCTACCTTGGGTTCATTGGACCCCTGTGTACTGGTACTGGCCTAACCGGGCTACAGGTACTAGCCCAGCACTGGTGCTAGCTCCACACCGGTACTGGCCCACACCAGCACTGACCCCAGTAGCCCAAGGGTCCCTGGTCTACGGACCTGGTCCCAGCTGCCAGCACAAGCTGGCGAGGGAAGGTGAGTAGAGAGCATGCAGGTGCTCCCTCATCTCCCTCCCGCTCTTTAAGAGAGCAGACATGGAGTCCTGGGACTGTGGCCTGGTGACCGGCCTGGTCACGTGGGCAAGGCAAGAGGGGGGTCCCTGCTCAGCGGCTtctaagtacagtaaaccccctgtatttgctgTCTTACAATTCGCGGACttacctatttgcagatttctctgtggaacgtatatacacattattcacggaaaatttgcccattcgcggtatttttcattgaaaaatattcactaattactgtattttcatgaaattttcatgactaaaagcacttttttgtgataaaactattaaaatactcgggtataagcatttttagagttttttttgtgtttgaagtatcaaaataggcagttctaagtgttgttagaggggttttaagtattcgtggatttgagctattcgcgggtgggtgtggtacgcatccccctcgaatacgggggttttactgtagaGTGAAGCACACTCACAGAACGGCCCTTGCTCACGTTTGCTTGAGCGGGATCGCTCTCCCCAACCCAGGTGGACACCATCATCACGGTAGACAACTGCTCACAGCCTCGCTTACCTGCTGGGACTTTGGACTTTGACAGGTGGGGCGAAGGTGCTTGCAATCTCTCACTTGTTCCCTCCtcctcagaatttttttcttggaGACAGGAGCCAGACAGGTTCGGGGCTTGGAACCAGGAATGTTTTTGTTCCCATTCCAGCCTGTGACATGGAGGGCATGTTCATGGTCTGGTCTGTGGACTAGACAGGAGGTACGCTGAATGATTAAGAGTTTGCCATGGGCTCTGGTGAGTGGTTCCCTCGTACGGTGTTGCAGAGGCCTGTTTTGGAGATCATTAGACTGATAGGTCTTTTTAATGATCCCGAGGAAGATACATTATCTTTTCTTGCTCTGCACTTTCACAGGGAAGAGAACTCTCCCTGGTCCAGCTGTTCATGCAAAGCACTTCCTCTGCCTCTAGCCCACCAAAGGAAATATCATGTTCTTTCAGAGAAAGCATTGCCGTCTTTTAGGTTGACCCGGATCTGACTTGATTGTGTCCTGGTCTGTCTCTAGAATGTCTCCATGTAGAGGGAGTCTCCTTATTGCAAGCAGAGGCAACGGCACTGGAATTGATTGCCAGAGCAGCATTCCAGTTAGTTATGTAGATCGATCTTTGGGTCTATCATTGGTctaggatcatttttttttatcaggcctCTGTACATCCAAGGAGAATGCAGCCCTTAAGAGACTGTTATTCTGGAAGGAAGTGATATTATCTAACACCTCCACTACACAGCAACCTTTTGTGGGGGGCGGCGGCGAGACACTGGGCTGCTTCAAACTTCTAGGCAGTGTCATCCCTCACCCTTTTTCTGGTTCGTTTTTGGCTCAGAAGGACCTCATGCTGTGGGAAGAGGTGAATATGATGCTCCTGGAAGGCGCTGTGGGAGTCTTCTACCCTCTTCTCACTGAACCAGTTTGTTCACCAGAACTGATCCTAGATAGAACAGTCCGTTCTGTTCTCAGTTTCATCAGAGAGGGCGACTTCTTGCTTTTTGGGGATTTGAGGGATGTGTATGTTCAATAACTACTCATCAATCCTCCCGCAAGCATCTCTTCTTTACCCTTGAGGAGGGGTGGTGTTCTAGTTCAAGGTGTTTGTTTTGGACTAGTACCGCTCCCTCAAGGGTTCACTCAGgtgttcattttttatctctACTCGAGCTCAATTGCATGGGTACTTCTATGGAAGTACCAATGTGATTGGCTGGTTCTGGCAGGCTTGTTGCCACAGTTGTTAGGACAGAGGTCAGCTACTTAAGTTTTTATCACGACTTGAGTATAGTGATCAActttgagaagtcagatctcacacgaaagcagagggtaaagtattGTCAGAGAAGCAGCACAGAAGTTCCTATCTCGGCAGGAACAACCTGTTCGGCAGTGACACATTCTTGTTCACCTGTCACTATTGTAGATTCGGGCCCTCAGGGGTAGCTTCACCTCTACGCCCTTTAGCTGAGGATGAAGGTGGATGGGTCTCTGGTGAGAGACCTGCCTTTCTCTCATCTTTCTCTGTTGGAGGAAGTGAGGAGAGAGCTAGCTTGGTAGCTAGATGGCATGAACCTCTCTTTAGGGGTACCATTGGGCACTCCCTTCTCCCGAggtgctcttttgtttttttggatgCATCTGCTAGGGATAGAGCATACACCTGGAAGAATGTTTGTTTCAAGTGTGTTGGACCAAAATCACAGACACTTCCACATCAGTGTCCTAAAACTCAAGGCAGCTCTTTTAGCCCAGCCAGAGTTTCAGGCCAGAGTAGTGGGGCactctgtggtgttgatgagcaagAACACTACGGTAGTAGCATACGTCAACTAGGAGGGGAGATTGGTGTCCTTCCAGCCACACAGGTTAATGGTGCAGGTACATAAGTGGGCAGTAGCATGCTCAGTGAAGCTGTCAGCCAGGTGCATTCTGGGGTCTTGGAATGAGGTGGCAGACAGGCTCAGTTGTCAGAGCCTGTGATAGGGACAGAGCCCTTATGCCAGATATTGCAGAGACTCTCGAGCTATGGGGAGTCCCAGCCATGATCTCACTGTAACTGGTACAAAAGAAGTTACCGGAGTACAGCTCATTTGTGCTGGACTGTGGGTTGTGATGGAAGACGTTTTTCCAGCACCCAGAAGACATTTTAGAGGTTTAtgcttttctctctgtttttgtctGATTCGTTAGGTGATCAACAGACTGTGATCTACCCAAATTTCAGTGTGACTCTGAGGGCTTCCAATGGCCTGCTGGCTCTGTTTTAtgagagagattcccccatgACAGAATTCTGTACTGGCCGCATGTGAGAGGTATTACCAGGTAGTGGAGGTGATGGCACTTTatgcctggagactatccagcatctcttgtgagTGAGAGGGTTGTTTCTTGGAGCATAACAAGGAGATGTCTGGATACTTGTGGAATATTCAGTGGCCAAGTCTTTCGGTTGAAGGGAATAGATCTCTCATCCCCATGAGGATCTTTATACTTTTGAGAAGTCTCGAACAGTCTTGCCCACCTGTGGAAATCAAGCCCCCAAGTGGGGTGTGATTCTCATCTTAAGGAACCTAGCATGTACAGCTTACGAGCCACTGAGAGGTCGTCAGACAGAGTTCTGACTCAAAgactgttttttctttgctttcctaGCTTCGGTGAAGAGAGTAGCAAGCTTCATGGCCTTTGATGCAAGCACTTGAGGGGAAGGGGATCTATTATGTTTGAGTTGGCCCTGGAATTCATAACTGAGACTTAGAATCCGTATGTCCCAGACGCCGGATTTGAGTCCGTTTTGATCCCTTCCCGAAGGACTTTGTAGTTATGATTGGAATGAGACTGCTTTGTCCGGGTAGAGTGTTGCGGTACTACCTTAGGAGAATTcaacatctcaggcctgagtgtcaacaCTGGTTTTTTAGTACCGTCTAGGCCAAGGAAGAGGTGTCCAAGGGCACATCCTCTTTCAAGCTTTGTGAGACAGCAATGGGGTTGCTCTTCATCTGAGAGGTAGATGGGATTAGGTCTGGGCGAGAGATCACAAAGTTAGGGGCACCGCCCCATCCTGtgcattccagaagaacctgttGTTTCAGCAGGTAATACGGGCAGTTGTGTGGTCACACCAGACCACATTTACCTCGTATTGACTTGCCCATAAGTCAtgggacactttttccttggatcTTGTGGTGGCTGCCCAGAAAGCTGTGTGGCTCATCCGACTCCCTTAGGGGACACGTGCATCTCGTTTAAGGTTTTCGGTAGTGAGAGAGatgtgtgagtgactggtctcctcccttctctcttaaGATAGAGAGGCAGGTAGCAAGCCGTCACGTGCTGGACGGGCAAGTTTGTGGGTGACCACATGATGAGGGCATCCAGTCCTTCATGTTGTGTGGATGGTTTAGATGCATgtttctcccctctctctagacaaggggagagagggatagacaataaaacaaacctgttggtcttttttagcaagttttattgtctccaacactCTAGGGTTCttccaagctttttttttcgAAGTAGTGACGGGACACATGATTTTAAGCCCAGAATTCTAGCAGTTGTTACATCCAACAAGCTAGAGGTGTGGGACTCCTTCCTCAACTCTTTCAGACCAGGAAAGTATTCCTGGGTGGGTAGAACCAATCAGctggttcagagatttactcagactcCATCCCCTAATAGGTAAGTCTCCTacgtaaagaccaaaggtttgtatttgtgtaggaacaaatagcaaatttttatggtaatttgtatttttcctgacatacaaGCCTGAAGGACTTTACTtttatggcccacctcagccacccctcattctgataccttgGCTAAAAGGCAAAGTCGGGTGCAGACCGACGAGTGGGCGGGGGCTTTCCCCCTACCGTTGGTAGTTAATAACCTTGTCTGAATGTTAAACAGCCGTTGCAGCTTGATATTGAAAGCTAAATCCTATGTTAAGGCTTTCAGGtgtgtatgttaggaaaaatacatattacttaaaaaatttgctaTATTGTGCTTTGGTACAAAGTTGCTGACCTCTGGTTTGTGGACAATTTCCTGACAAAGTTTTCGCTAAATGTACATTTGTTCCTATCAGAAGACGAGTCTTCATCTCTTACATGGATATACCTCTGCTAAAAGCTGGTCCAGGCATTGAAGGTTGGTGCCACTGTTTCATTGACTGTATGGTTGTATAGAAACATTCCTTGCTGCCAGAGTCTAATGTGGTTTTGGTCGTCGAAACCCTTGACTTAAATTATGACTCTTTGTTGATGACTCACTTTTGTTTCAAGCAATTGCATGATTGAGGTCCCAGTAATGATGCTTGGTTCTTCTCCTCGGAGAAAGTGCACTGAGCGTAGATATCCAGGGCATGACAGAGAGCGCAGGCACTTTCTGTGTTGTAGTAGTTCTTGTTTATGAACCAGTTCCCCTGACGATTACTGCTAATATGATACGAAAAATTCCCAAAAGTCTTTAACGAAGCTTTATTTCAATCCTTGGTAATGCAGCAGTGTCTGAGTCCAGCATCAGAGGAGAATGAAGGTGTTCCCAGGAGTTCTTTACTTTTTGCTATATGTTAGTTTTAACCATCACTTCAAAGAGCAAGTTTCAGCCCAAATATAGTTCATTAAGCCTCTTCAAGGAAATGTCTCTTAGAAAATGAAGGTCTCttagaaagagagacagggacAGTAAAGATTCTACCAGACAGTTTTCAGACTGTTTTATCTGTGAATAGCACAGGTTCTTGTTGGCTTGACTGGAGGAAGAGGTAAAAGACTAAGAGAGGGATGTCAAggaatgtttttccttttgtctgtTCCCCCCACTTGCAAACCTGTCTATTcccttcagtttccctttcagtgcttaatgacctcataggtctcagctcttggcctttgaccatgattttatattccattcccctGGTCTTGCTTCTGCCGTGCCATTAAGTCAGAGGCTCCTGACGAGACTAAGGTCTCATCAGATACGAGTGGTACGACATTAATTCAGCGAGTACTAGAAGCATACAGCAGTATTTAACATCCATATTACAGGTTACACTATAGTGAGACTATGTCCGTCAGAGTGGAGTCATGTGAGACACACACCAGACTGAGCGAAGCAGTTCCAATGAACTGTTGGTTAACAGACACTTATGTTTGGACACCTGTTTGTCTAGAAGACTTGGGAATCAGAGTGTCTGTGGAAATCATGGCTGCGATATGGGCTCAGCATGATTGATGAGTTTGTTATGAACAATACAGTAAATTAATAGCTCCAGTTTTATGTAAAGTTTTCTAATAGTCTTTTACCTTCTCGTATTTCAGACTTTCTGCTCTCACACAAGAAGTTGTCAGTTTGTTGCATCAAGGTTTTAGAAATGAATGTGTGTCCAGCAATGACTTTATGAAACCTAGATAGCAGATTTGTGCATCGATGAaaggagagaatggaggaaataagaaaagaaataaataagagcgataggaagtgaataataaaagaagggaaaaaagttGGTTTTTCCTGAAATAAACAAACCGTTTTGAAGGACCAGAAGCTGAAATGAGCGTCTTGGAATATCCATTGAAAATCAAGACTGAGGATCCAGTATCCCTGTCTCCTATCACGAATGGAAATCGAGATTTAGCGAGCAGTGATGCTCCAGTTAGCGACATCTTTCTCTCTTTGGATCAGTTGGTGCAAATCAAGAACGAAATGAAGACGGATGTGGAGGTGTGTTACGAGTCCGATGGCGACGTGAAATATTGTTCTGAGGATTTTACGTCAGCAATCATAGACAAAGACGATTCACCGCCTATGAGAAGGGAAGTTGATAAAGAGAAACCCTTTGTGTGTAGGGAATGTGGGAAAGCCTTTCCCTGGAGGAGTGGCCTGAAACGACATTTCCGGATGCATACTGGGGAGAGGCCTTACAGTTGTGGCGAGTGTGAAAAGGGATTCTCCACTAAGAGCAACCTCAAGAAACACGCAAAGACCCACACTTGTGACAATTGCGGGAAAGTGTTCTCCCATAAGTCGACACTCAAGATTCACACTAGGATCCACACGGGTGAGAGGCCTTTCACCTGCATGGAATGCGGGAAATCGTTCTTCAGGAAGTCGAAGCTCAAGATCCACATGAGGGTGCACATGGGGGAGAGGCCCTTTAcctgcaaggaatgtgggaaactGTTCTCCTGGAAGTCGATGCTCGAGAGCCACTCAAGGATCCATACGGGGGAGAAGCCCTTCACCTGCGAGGaatgtgggaagtcattctccagGAAGTCGACACTCATGATTCACACAAGGATCCACACGGGGGAGAAGCCTTTTGcctgcaaggaatgtgggaaactGTTCTCCACAAAGTCGAATATCAAGAACCACATGAGAATCCACACAGGGGAGCGACCCTTCACCTGCAAGGACTGCGGGAAAGCATTCCCCCAGCAGTCAAATCTCAGGATGCACATGAGGATCCACATGGGCGAGAGGCCCTTTGCTTGCAAGGACTGCGGGAAAGCATTCTCCCAGAAGTCCGTTCTCCAGAACCACATAAGGATCCACACTGAGGAGAGACCCTTTGCCTGTAAGGACTGTGGGAAAGCGTTCTCTCAGAAGGCAGGCCTTCAGAACCACATGAGGATTcacacgggggagaggccctTCGCCTGCAAGGACTGCGGGAAGGCATTCTCCCAGAGGCCAAGTCTGCAGATCCACATGAGAATCCACACAGGGAGTGACCCTTCGCCTGCAAGGACTGCAGGTAAGCATTCTCCCAGAGGTCAAGTCTCCAGATCCACACAGGGAGTCCTTGCAGGCAAGCGTTCTCCCAGAGGTCAAGTCTCCAgatccacacaggggagaggcccTTCTCCTGCAAGGACTGCAGGTAAGCGTTCTCCCAGAGGTCAGGTCTCTAgatccacacaggggagaggccctttgcctgcaaggactgtgggaaagCGTTCTTCCAGAAGTCAAGTCTCCAGATCAACACGAGGATCCGCTCGGGGGAGAGATCCTTTgcctgcaaggactgtgggaagacGTTCTCCATGAAGTCGTATCTCAAGTCCCACACCATAATCCACACGGGAGAGGCCTTAAGCTTGTAGTGAGCGAGCGAAGTTGTTCTCCAGAAGGAGAAACTCTGTCAGCACATGAGGAGGCATTAAAGTCACTGATTGATTTTGTGTTGTCTCCCAATGCTTCATTGACCAAAGTCACGGACTCTGTACAATGCATTGTTCGTTTTTGTAATTAACATTATGAATTTGATCTCTGTACAGtaattagttatttaattattgaaTTTACAGTTTACAACTGAATAAACTGATTTTCTAACTATGCTTGTATCTAAGGAAACCATCCAATATGAAAATTGACCTAGTGGCTCAGAAGCCATCACCAAACTCTGGTTCAATTCCATCCACAACCTCTTTCTTGGGATAAGGTATAATAGAGAATTCGTTAATGAAGATATAAGGCAGAATTTTATGAAGAGAATGAAACCGAAATAAATTAAAGAGTACCTGAAGGATTTAGACTTCAATTTTTTTAGCAAAACTGAATCagttacaggaaagaaaatataggaattgataaaatatattaataaatgattaaaatgataagattaaataaaagcatagaaaggagaaataactgaaaagtcagaattaaaaaatatataagatgagAAACTTGCCATGATGACTTGCAACAAACAGTAAGCTCTACATAGAACACTTTAGATGTAATTGACGGAAGAttcaagaggaaaggaaataaatagttatttagaaaaagataaatgaaaatctagagaatttattaacttataaaaagtacagtaaaatcaGCACCTGATTGAGAATATTAATGGCCAAAATCTCACTTTTTCTGGATATTTATAGAAAGTCAATATAAAAATAGTActgtaaactgaataaaaaaaaaatgatataacagaaaataatctgAAGCCCAACCAAAggagaaaggatatatatatataatatatatatatatatatatatatatatatatatatatatatatatatatatatatatatatatatatatatatataatatatttgtagatGCTTCTAaagtgcatataatatatatatatatatattatagtcctataatgaaactatatatatatatatatatatatatatatatatatctcttatatgaATGaatgctctctatatatatattaagaatattatgtataatatgtatatatatatatatatgtatgtatttaaaaatttgcagATCCTTCTAAAGTGCAATTATCTCTCTTTTGAGGGAAGCTTGTCCTTAATGAAACTTCTCTCTTTCTGAATGAATGCTCTCTGAAAGGATTTAGAATTTATATAGGGAAGTGTTCGCAGACGACTATTTGGTAGTCCTGCTATTATTGCGCTTATCGCATTTTTCCAGCTTGTTTGAATACGTCTTTGAgtgcctatataaatatatattatatatatatatatatatatatatatatatatatatatatatatatatatatatatatatatatatatatatatatatatatatatatatatatatatatatatataagtatatatttgtatatatactgtatattgctacgaatgtctggagatacttacttgattctgggcggcaacagatgaacgcagggagttccttatatttattacacatctgactaatattaggacaattcgtagacaaaacaaaagaaatctatggcttagggccttcttcatgtgagggaaattacgtaaactgaagggttctcttaactatttatatttacataacaaacacagatcagaagaatgacgaattattgagcaggtaataacaagggcctgctaaaataatgaatgctacacagaataaatattctacttcGACGacgtcttcataacaggaacgtCGCAGTGGGGGACAGAAGGGGGACTGTACATGgatggagccgagagattccacagtcgaggcctatctgcaaatatatgcaagacagttacttgaaataataataagacgttcaaagggaaactgaggaatgcacagatggtgccaaataactcattTCAACACTAATTCATAATTACCTTAACACTGAatactccaacacaaattactgaaggtgatcgcacaatggaaagcaaaataaaatattagacagagaaataacagggatcgtgactgactaaaaaGAACCTTATTCTGGCatattaccttcgtcaagatgatggtgtcctcgtcGATAtggtgctggcgatggaggagcgaattataatgccactacaaggTATACTGGTTCCAGCcccggggtcgaacacgtggttCAGAAGGACAGGCAAGGTAAGGACGTCTGCCCTTGGTTGTGTtctgagtgctctctctctctcgattctcgtTTTAGCGTCTATAAATATCCTTCGGGGATTACGCATCGCTTCTCTTCCAGATGgagcaaaggtcaatcttcgtcacctTTTCTATAATGACGACTGCATGGTGTCTGTTGCGAAAAAGTTCAGTGCACGGATTTTTTCCCTTCAAACTCCTGCCGATTCTATGGGGTTTCACAGAATGGCTGGAACTTACTGGTCAAGGCACAACATAAACATGACTGttattgcatatttattgaaatgcACGTACCGCTACAGTATGCAATGTCATGTTTCGTCTTGTTGTTTGTTCTAGTGGTTTGTTGTAGGTTTGGAGTCCTTAAGCCCAAGTGTGTAGAAATAAATTATCCCAATTAGCAACCGCCTGGACAGGGAAGTGAGACTCTTGCGCCATTATCTCACGCCTGTCACTCCAGGGATCTCGTTTTGGATACACGTGTGTTTTTGGGATCCTAAAGGTTGGTGTAAAGCCTGAAATTGTGAGTGCTCCTACATAGTTGTAACGTGTAATGAGAGTGATTGGGTGAGAATAACTGTTTGGGAGTTTGTGGGCTGCGGTGGCATTATGTTAGTTGTaattaaatttcagtgattttgagGTTGAAGGCAGTCGTGTAGCCCACATGTTTCATGTTGCGGGCACGTGGATTGTAAGTTCGTTGTTGCGCTTTTGTTGGAGGTTTTGTGTGATTGTTGAGTAAGGATGGtgattgagatggttttatttttgtaaataaattgagaaaacctGGTATGTGACTATCGGCACAATGATACAGTGCCTATCGAGGAAATTCCCGACGGTGTCAGTCGACCCACGTGGAGGGTCCAGGGTGAGGTGgggggccaactttctctttttggctcctcccttgcatTGGAAGGTACGgcagtcagctggaattaggcctaaaagcagtcactttgaactgagagagagagggggggtgttaggcttaaccattttggggaatgaagagagagtttatgaaggggcgagttgaaacccacagttctagtaattaatgagtgacaataactttttatatctttctcatttactttgcaaatgtaaaaatgggtgatgTTGCAAGAAAAGAGGTTCCCATCtgtggaaatatataatatatatatatatatatatatatatatatatatatatatatatatatatatatatatatatatatatatatatatatatatatatatatatatatatatatactgtatatttatatacacacacacacacacatatatatatatatatatatataaatatacatatatatatatatatatatatatatatatatatatatatatatatacacacacattcaaagacattttcaaacaagttggaaaaatacaataaagcaaTAATGGCAGGACTGCCAAATAGTCATCTGCGAACACTTTCCTTCTTGAATTCTAAGTCCTTTCAGAGAATATCCattcagagagtgagagagtttcaTTAAGGACTCCGCTTCCCTCAAAGAGACAAGAGGCAAATTGCACTCTGGAAGCATCTGGAaatctttttagcagaatttagTGCAAATGGGGACGAGCATTTCACTGACATCTGGAAATGTGATCTGTTTTGGGTAGAATGACCCTGTAGAGGGgcggtgccatcagtgcacctcacgtggtgcactttaggcattacttaagggtcttttcaGCATCCCTAAGGCTCCTGGctgtaacttctttcattccttttactgtaccaccgttcttattctcttttttcaatCTGACTCTCTATCCTCTTTAacattattgtttcatagtgcaacggcgaggtttttcttctgttacatctttcaaaccttttactgttaatttccctttcagcgctgaatgaccttttaaGTCCCTGCACTTGGCCTTtatcctaaattctatattctgggTAGAATGAGGAAGGAAGGTTCAGTTGAGAAATATTCCGCCTGGCCTGATCAAAGAACTTATATGGAAGTATAATGTTCTGTAAGTGATTAAAGGGCTTTTCATCCTGTATCCTCACATGGGTCATATGTTCAGTAGACGTCATTCGGTGTTCAGGATAGAAAAATTTCAGATTAACTCTGACTGAAGATTCAGATGAGAAATATTCGGCCTGGCTTGATCAAAGAACTCATACAAACGTGTAACGTTCTGAAAACGATTACAAGGTTTTCGTCCCATATCTTCGCGTGGGTCATAGACGTCACTCCGAGTTCTGTGATGGAAAACTTTGAGATTAACTGCTGCTGTCAACTCGAAATGAAGGCTGCAAGAAGGTCAACCCATTACCTTACCTGGATCTCATTATTGACGCCACACGGGGAGAAAGCTTTGGAAGTCTCAAAATTGAAAACCCCGTAGGGGACTAGTGCCGTTAGTGtacgtcatgcggtgcactgtaggcattactcaaagttctttgcagcatcccttctgccccta contains these protein-coding regions:
- the LOC136850758 gene encoding gastrula zinc finger protein XlCGF26.1-like, with amino-acid sequence MSVLEYPLKIKTEDPVSLSPITNGNRDLASSDAPVSDIFLSLDQLVQIKNEMKTDVEVCYESDGDVKYCSEDFTSAIIDKDDSPPMRREVDKEKPFVCRECGKAFPWRSGLKRHFRMHTGERPYSCGECEKGFSTKSNLKKHAKTHTCDNCGKVFSHKSTLKIHTRIHTGERPFTCMECGKSFFRKSKLKIHMRVHMGERPFTCKECGKLFSWKSMLESHSRIHTGEKPFTCEECGKSFSRKSTLMIHTRIHTGEKPFACKECGKLFSTKSNIKNHMRIHTGERPFTCKDCGKAFPQQSNLRMHMRIHMGERPFACKDCGKAFSQKSVLQNHIRIHTEERPFACKDCGKAFSQKAGLQNHMRIHTGERPFACKDCGKAFSQRPSLQIHMRIHTGSDPSPARTAGKHSPRGQVSRSTQGVLAGKRSPRGQVSRSTQGRGPSPARTAGKRSPRGQVSRSTQGRGPLPARTVGKRSSRSQVSRSTRGSARGRDPLPARTVGRRSP